The genome window CCTCCGGCAGGATCTCAACGATGGTAACCCGGCGGTCCGGACCGGCAAGCCAGTCCGCGGTTTCGCAGCCCAGGTCGCTGCCGCCGATAATAACCAGCCGCCGGCCGAGTGGCGGCTTTGCCCGGTAAACCGTCCGGGCATCATAAACCTGGCTCCCATCGATGCCGGGAACCGGGAGGCGCCCCGGCCGGGACCCGCAGGCCACGATCACCACATCCGGGGCATGGGCAACAATTGATTCCTGCTCGGCAACCTGCCCGGTCCGTACGCATACCGTGCCAGCGGCCAGACGGTGTTGCAGATAACGCAGCACCTCGGTCATCTCCTCCTTATAGGGCGCCAGATGGGCCAGTCTGATCTGACCGCCGAGCTGGTCCTGTTCCCATAACTCCACCGCATGGCCCCGCTGGTCGGCAATTATTGCCGCCTGGATGCCGCTGGGCCCGCCGCCGACCACCAGCACCTTCTTTTTCTCGGTCGCCGGCCTGATCTGCCAGAGATATTCCTGGCCGGCAAAGGGATTAACGCTACAGCAGCGGCCGATGCCCCGCACCCCCTTGTCGGCGCAGTCTTCCAGGCAGTAGACACACCCCCTGATATCGCTGAACCGGCCGGCAGCCGCCTTGCCCGGCAGGTCCGGGTCAGCGACCAGGGCCCTGGCCATGGCAACAAAATCCGCCTTGCCCTGGCCGATAATTGCATCGGCCAGGGCCGGGGTGTTTATCTTGCCGATCGCAACAACCGGGATGGTGACCGCGCCCTTTATCCGGGTTGCCAGGTCGACCAGCGGGCCAGGCCCGCTGTCGTGACCGGGAATGGTCACGAATTTGCTGGACTTGTTGCCGCCGTTGGCGACAATGGCGTCAGCGCCGGACCTTTCCACCAGAACGGCAATCGCCAGGGCCTCATCCACTCCCAGGCCGTGTGACACGTATTCATCGCAGACCAGCTTGACCATGACCGGAAACCGCCGGCCAGCGGCGATCTTTACCTTTTGAATCAGGCGGCACAGGAAACGGGCCCGGTTCTCGACCGAACCACCCAGTTCATCGGTCCGCCTGTTCAACAAAGGGGAAAGGAGCTGGGCGATCAGGTCACCGTAGCTTGCCTGGATCTCCACGCCGTCATAGCCAAGCTC of Desulfobacterales bacterium contains these proteins:
- a CDS encoding FAD-dependent oxidoreductase — protein: MAAGPERWPRETLKMDFANLFSPAAINECSLRNRIIMPLYPTKYATESRVNPRMLEFYRARAEGGVGLIVLDCPCLDYPRAYKGPHELRIDRPEYAESVRELVAVIHGQGARVFMQLNYPKERTVAQGTPGARKKGGNWKVSLANGMSLIEATEILEIMADGAASAKELGYDGVEIQASYGDLIAQLLSPLLNRRTDELGGSVENRARFLCRLIQKVKIAAGRRFPVMVKLVCDEYVSHGLGVDEALAIAVLVERSGADAIVANGGNKSSKFVTIPGHDSGPGPLVDLATRIKGAVTIPVVAIGKINTPALADAIIGQGKADFVAMARALVADPDLPGKAAAGRFSDIRGCVYCLEDCADKGVRGIGRCCSVNPFAGQEYLWQIRPATEKKKVLVVGGGPSGIQAAIIADQRGHAVELWEQDQLGGQIRLAHLAPYKEEMTEVLRYLQHRLAAGTVCVRTGQVAEQESIVAHAPDVVIVACGSRPGRLPVPGIDGSQVYDARTVYRAKPPLGRRLVIIGGSDLGCETADWLAGPDRRVTIVEILPEVLARMKKIPRQRLLARLQEKEVTILTETRLVALEKKGVHLIDKQGQGRFLAADNVILAINSVPENTLLAALAGKIRQVVAVGDAAVPANLGAALRSGTEAALAL